In uncultured Desulfobacter sp., one DNA window encodes the following:
- a CDS encoding FtsX-like permease family protein: MEILMAWRNIRRNPRRTILTILAIAFACLLLIFMLSLQIGTYEVMIDTSVKTRTGHIQILKQGYNTDHKIRQVVNAPSDIAVTLDPIPHITAVSFRSNAFALLSSTLRTSGGFITGIDPEKEVNISSVPQTIRKGRYLNPTDSNAAVVGSLLAKNLKLDIGDELVVLGSAMDGSIAATVLTMTGIFSSGMDQYDRSAVQIPLSHFQDIFSMGNAVHEIIITCDSLWHVGKVKTAISENLSQPGAQPGLVCMSWDELTPGLIQSIQMDLGGGLIFYAILLVMVAFSIMNTFVMAVFERTKEFGTLMAIGAGPWRLSRVLILESGFLTLCGIILGILAGSLLTLWLAHTGIPMGEAEGMMRQYGIPSLLRPKLTLITAFAGPAAVFLITIVTALYPAFKVHGIKPVEAMRAV; encoded by the coding sequence ATGGAAATACTCATGGCCTGGCGCAATATCCGGCGCAATCCCAGGCGCACCATCCTGACCATTTTAGCCATTGCCTTTGCCTGCCTGCTGCTGATATTCATGCTGTCTCTTCAAATAGGCACCTATGAAGTCATGATTGATACATCGGTGAAAACCCGCACCGGTCATATCCAGATACTTAAACAAGGATACAACACAGACCACAAAATCAGGCAGGTGGTCAACGCACCTTCTGATATAGCCGTGACACTTGACCCAATACCCCATATCACGGCCGTTTCCTTCAGAAGCAACGCCTTTGCCCTGCTATCTTCAACCCTGCGTACCAGCGGTGGTTTCATCACCGGCATTGACCCTGAAAAGGAAGTAAACATCTCAAGCGTTCCCCAAACCATACGTAAAGGACGTTATCTGAACCCAACGGACTCCAATGCAGCCGTGGTCGGATCCCTTTTGGCTAAAAACCTTAAACTCGATATCGGAGATGAACTGGTGGTTCTTGGATCAGCCATGGACGGCTCAATTGCTGCCACAGTGCTTACGATGACCGGCATATTCTCATCCGGTATGGACCAATACGACCGATCCGCCGTTCAGATCCCGCTGTCCCATTTCCAAGATATTTTTTCCATGGGAAACGCCGTGCATGAAATCATCATTACCTGTGACAGTCTATGGCATGTGGGGAAGGTAAAAACCGCCATATCCGAAAACTTGTCGCAACCAGGCGCACAGCCCGGCCTTGTCTGCATGTCCTGGGATGAACTTACCCCGGGCCTGATCCAGTCTATCCAGATGGATCTTGGCGGCGGACTTATCTTCTATGCCATTTTGCTTGTCATGGTGGCCTTCAGTATTATGAACACTTTTGTCATGGCAGTTTTTGAACGAACCAAAGAGTTCGGCACCCTCATGGCCATCGGAGCCGGACCCTGGCGATTGTCACGGGTTCTGATCCTTGAATCGGGATTCTTAACCCTGTGCGGAATTATTCTGGGCATTTTGGCCGGATCTCTACTCACCCTCTGGCTGGCACACACCGGCATCCCCATGGGAGAAGCTGAAGGCATGATGCGGCAATACGGCATTCCCAGTCTGCTCCGCCCCAAACTGACGCTGATTACGGCGTTTGCAGGCCCGGCTGCCGTCTTTCTTATCACCATTGTGACAGCCCTGTACCCCGCTTTCAAAGTGCATGGCATCAAACCCGTTGAGGCCATGCGCGCCGTATAA
- a CDS encoding outer membrane lipoprotein-sorting protein, which translates to MKKTVFIAGMLLVLFSSTTFANTPPAADVIAKAWDYMRGKTSVSQVKMTVHRANWERVSVIKAWTRGRNDSIFQIMAPKKDKGNGTLKIGRDMWTYNPKINRVIKIPPSMMSQSWMGSDFSNNDLSKADSLLNDYTHEIETTTQENGITIYTIKSLPKPDAPVVWGMQKLKIREDGIIIEQGFYDEDMAAVKIMTTSEIKKMGEKLFPARWVMRAMDADSKEDYTLLEYESLEFDIPLQDRGFTLNALKKPLR; encoded by the coding sequence ATGAAAAAAACAGTATTCATTGCAGGTATGCTTCTTGTACTTTTCTCATCCACAACATTTGCGAACACGCCCCCGGCAGCAGACGTCATTGCCAAAGCCTGGGATTACATGCGGGGAAAAACCTCTGTCAGCCAGGTAAAAATGACGGTACACCGTGCGAACTGGGAACGTGTATCGGTTATCAAAGCCTGGACAAGAGGACGAAATGACTCCATTTTCCAGATCATGGCACCGAAGAAAGACAAAGGCAACGGCACATTGAAAATCGGCCGAGACATGTGGACATATAATCCAAAAATAAACCGGGTGATTAAAATCCCCCCCTCTATGATGTCCCAATCCTGGATGGGATCTGATTTTTCCAACAATGATCTGTCCAAGGCAGACAGCCTTCTCAATGATTATACCCATGAAATTGAAACCACCACCCAGGAAAACGGCATCACAATCTATACCATTAAATCTCTCCCCAAGCCGGACGCACCTGTGGTTTGGGGCATGCAAAAACTTAAAATCCGTGAAGACGGCATTATTATCGAACAAGGCTTTTATGATGAGGATATGGCCGCGGTAAAAATAATGACCACCTCTGAAATAAAAAAAATGGGGGAAAAACTATTTCCCGCCCGGTGGGTCATGCGCGCCATGGACGCAGACTCAAAAGAGGATTACACCCTGCTTGAATATGAAAGTCTTGAATTTGATATCCCGTTACAGGATCGTGGGTTTACGCTGAACGCTTTAAAGAAACCATTAAGGTAG